AGCCTCCCTAGTTATGCCCGATGTTCATGAAGGCTATGGTTTTCCTATTGGTGGCGTAGCGGCCACGATGCATCCGGATGGGGCCATTTCCCCTGGGGGTATCGGCTACGATATCAATTGCGGAGTACGATTGTTGACGTCTGATAAAAAAATTGATGAGATAAAGGGCAAATTGGAAGCTTTATCCAAAGAATTGTATGCCCAGATTCCCTCTGGAATGGGAAAAGGCGGACAAATCAAACTCTCTGAACAAGAAATTGACGAAGTACTTTTGAATGGTGCGGAGTGGGCCGTTGAAAAAGGATATGGTATCAAAGAGGATTTGGCGTTTATGGAAAGTAATGGTCGGTTGAAAAATGCTGATCCATCCTTGGTTTCTGCCATGGCAAAAAAAGGGGTACCAACCAACTGGGCACGATAGGTTCTGGAAACCATTTTGTGGAGGTAGATTATGTTGAAAAAATTTATGATGAGATCATTGCGGAAGCCTACGGTCTGTCCTTAGGTCAGGTAGTGATATTGATTCACACCGGATCTCGAGGGCTGGGGCATCAAGTCGCCACGGACTATATTAGGCAGATTATGACCGCAATGCCCAACTATGGCATTGAAGTTCCCGATAGGGAATTGGCCTGTGTACCTTTCAACTCTGAAGAAGGACAAAACTATTTTAAGGCTATGTGCGCTGCTGCCAATTATGCATGGTGCAACAGGGAAGTAATTTCTTGGGAGGCTAGAATGGCCTGGAGCAATATCTTTGGACCTACCGTTGCGCCTTTGAAACTGATGTACGATGTGGCTCACAATATTGCCAAAGTTGAAACACATGACATAAATGGGGTGCAAACAGAGGTAATTGTACACCGCAAAGGGGCCACAAGAGCTTTCGGCCCAGGTTTTGAGGAAATACCAGAAAGTTATAAAGCCAATGGGCAACCTGTAATCATCCCCGGAAGCATGGGTACCTGTTCCTATGTATTGGCCGGTACCGACAGAAGCAAAGAACTGACCTTCGGTTCCTGTTGCCATGGGGCGGGTAGACGGTTATCAAGGACAGCTGCCAAAAAGCAGGTAAATGCTCCTGTCCTCAAAGAGAAACTCAAGGAAGAAGGTATTTTTGTAGAAGCGGGTTCTTTTAAAGGAATTGCCGAAGAAGCACCCATAGCATATAAGGATGTCAATATGGTGGTCGATACCGTAAGCGATTCGGGTATTGCCAAGAAAGTCGCGAAATTGAGACCAGTGGCAGTTGTTAAGGGTTAGTTTTTTTTGATGTATCGGCCTGCTCCAAATAAATTATGGCTTCCTCATCGGAAACCTGACGGAATTCTTTGTAAAATTGACCAACCGCCTGAAAATTGTACGGTACCTGTAAACAGATTACCTCATGAACTTTTTCTGTGTTTTCAAGTTTTTTTATTGCCGAGTTTGGTGCTACGGGAATTGCTACGACAATTTTTTTCGGGGTTCGTTTGCTCACGAGTTGTATAGTTGCCAGTAGTGTATTCCCGGTCGCGATTCCGTCATCGACTATGATTACTGTTTTATCCTTTACATTTACAGGTGAACGTTCTTTATAATATTCGTCATACCGTTGTTGCAGTTTTTTACGGATGCGCTTGGTCTCTTCGCTTATATAACCTTGGGTCACCCCCATGGCATCGGTCAGAATAATGTCATCTAAACTTACTGCCCCAATGGCATATTCCTTGTGGAAAGGATGACCTATTTTTTTAGTAAGGGCAACATCCAAGGGAGCTTCCAATGCCTTTGCAATGATTGCTCCCAGAGGAAGTCCGCCTCTAGGAATGGCCAGGACCACTACATTTTCATCCTTGAACTTCATTATTTTTTCTGCCAACTGACGACCTGCGTCTATTCTATTCTTGAACATCTTTTTCCATTTTTTGTCGCTGTAAATATTTTGCAAACCAATTGGCTGATATCCGGGCCACTTCTTCCAATTTTCCTGCCTCTTCGAACAAATGGGAGGCCCTAGGTACGATTTCCAATTTACGTTCGCTTTGTAGTTTTTGATATGCTTTTTGGTTGAGCTCTATGACCACATCGTCCCAGCCACCCACAATAAGAAGAGTGGGAGCAATTACCTTGTGTAATTCGTGGATGGCCATATCCGGCCTGCCCCCTCTGGAAACAACCGCCTTGATATCATTACCATAGAAAGCGGCAGCACGTAATGCTGAAGCCGCACCCGTACTAGCCCCAAAATATCCTATGGACAGTGCTTCGGTTTCCTTTTGCCGTTGTACCCATTGGGTCACATCTATCAGACGCATGGTCAATAAATCGATATTAAACCGGTTCTCATAGATACGGTCCTCATCTTCGGTCAATAAATCAAACAGTAAGGTGGCTAAGCCTTTTGCTTGTAGAACTTCAGCCACATAATTGTTTCTAGGGCTAAGGCGACTACTACCGCTACCATGGGAAAAAATGACTATTCCTATAGCATTTTTGGGAACTGCAAGATTTCCTTTTAGGACAAGTCCATCCAACACGATGTTTACGGATTTGTAATTCTGCTCACTTTGCATTTTACCATTCTTTGGAGTCCTACCAAAATTATGGTAATACCTAAGGTTAAAAAATGACCAACATCATTTGAGCCAGAATATTTGGGATGATATTCATCATTCATAATCCGTTTGGGTTCAATTACATTTATCAAAATTGACCAGCAGGACTTTTTGTAATGATTGACTATGATGGAAGATATTGATATAGATTACCTCAGGTCAATAGACATTTTTGAAGAAAATTGAAATATTACAATTGGAGATATGAAAGCAATGATTCTTAAAGAAATATCTGATTTAAAGAAAAACAGATTTCCGCTAGAATTGGTTGACATTCCCATTCCAGAACCAAATGAAAATGAAGTTCGCATTAAAATCTCTGTCTGTGGAGTCTGCCGTACCGAGCTTGACGAAATTGAAGGGAGATTGGCGCCTCCAAAACTTCCGGTGGTACTTGGGCATCAGGTTGTTGGTCTGGTAGAAAAATTGGGCTCAGGGATAACAAAATTAAAGGTCGGCGATCGGGTGGGTGTCGCTTGGATTTTTTCAGCTTGCGGTAAGTGCAAATTTTGTAGGGATGGCCATGAGAATCTTTG
This sequence is a window from Maribacter aestuarii. Protein-coding genes within it:
- a CDS encoding phosphoribosyltransferase, which produces MFKNRIDAGRQLAEKIMKFKDENVVVLAIPRGGLPLGAIIAKALEAPLDVALTKKIGHPFHKEYAIGAVSLDDIILTDAMGVTQGYISEETKRIRKKLQQRYDEYYKERSPVNVKDKTVIIVDDGIATGNTLLATIQLVSKRTPKKIVVAIPVAPNSAIKKLENTEKVHEVICLQVPYNFQAVGQFYKEFRQVSDEEAIIYLEQADTSKKTNP
- a CDS encoding dienelactone hydrolase family protein, whose product is MQSEQNYKSVNIVLDGLVLKGNLAVPKNAIGIVIFSHGSGSSRLSPRNNYVAEVLQAKGLATLLFDLLTEDEDRIYENRFNIDLLTMRLIDVTQWVQRQKETEALSIGYFGASTGAASALRAAAFYGNDIKAVVSRGGRPDMAIHELHKVIAPTLLIVGGWDDVVIELNQKAYQKLQSERKLEIVPRASHLFEEAGKLEEVARISANWFAKYLQRQKMEKDVQE